In Actinomadura citrea, a single window of DNA contains:
- the sigK gene encoding ECF RNA polymerase sigma factor SigK, whose translation MPAETGPPHGGTVSGHDADALLGRTARGDERAFELLYDVTAAPVHGLVRRVVRDPAMAEEVTQEVMIEVWRSAARYDPGRGGAMAWILTIAHRRAVDRVRREQAAGEREARTVHPGAGGAHDPVGERVEARLEHERVRRCLGTLTHLQHESVTLAYYGGHSYREVAALVGAPPNTVRTRMRDGIIRLRDCLGVER comes from the coding sequence ATGCCGGCAGAGACGGGACCGCCGCACGGCGGCACGGTGTCCGGGCATGACGCGGACGCGCTGCTCGGCCGGACGGCGCGCGGCGACGAGCGCGCGTTCGAGCTGCTGTACGACGTGACCGCGGCGCCCGTGCACGGGCTGGTGCGACGGGTCGTCCGCGATCCGGCGATGGCGGAGGAGGTGACGCAGGAGGTGATGATCGAGGTGTGGCGGTCCGCCGCCCGCTACGACCCGGGCCGCGGCGGCGCGATGGCGTGGATCCTGACGATCGCGCACCGCCGGGCCGTGGACCGCGTCCGGCGCGAGCAGGCCGCGGGCGAGCGCGAGGCGAGAACCGTCCACCCCGGGGCGGGCGGCGCGCACGACCCGGTGGGCGAGCGGGTCGAGGCCCGGCTGGAGCACGAGCGGGTGCGGCGCTGCCTCGGGACGCTCACGCACCTGCAGCACGAGTCGGTGACGCTCGCCTACTACGGCGGGCACTCCTATCGTGAGGTGGCCGCGCTGGTGGGCGCGCCGCCGAACACGGTGCGGACCCGGATGCGCGACGGCATCATCCGGCTGCGCGACTGCCTGGGGGTGGAACGGTGA
- a CDS encoding anti-sigma factor, giving the protein MTNDLHALAGAYALDAIDDAGERRSFEEHLAGCETCATELREFRATTARLGMAVAEAPPPRLRARVLADVRNVRQLPPAPPGRDADVRPIRPRRWRRAAAAGLAAAACLVTAASVGVAVHERQRVERAETAYRDVASVLSAPDARSATGRAAGGGTVTIVVSASRGGVVVASSGLRALPSSKAYQLWLIGADGPRSAGLLPGDPDRPVVAGTWRPRDKVGVTVEPAGGSARPTTSPLVLLDVT; this is encoded by the coding sequence GTGACGAACGATCTGCACGCCCTCGCCGGCGCGTACGCGCTGGACGCGATCGACGACGCCGGGGAGCGGCGGTCGTTCGAAGAGCATCTGGCGGGGTGCGAGACGTGCGCGACCGAGCTGCGCGAGTTCCGGGCGACGACGGCCCGGCTGGGCATGGCGGTCGCCGAGGCCCCGCCGCCGCGGCTGCGCGCCCGGGTGCTGGCCGACGTCCGGAACGTCCGGCAGCTGCCGCCCGCGCCCCCGGGCCGGGACGCGGACGTGCGGCCGATCCGGCCGAGGCGGTGGCGGCGCGCCGCCGCGGCAGGGCTTGCCGCGGCCGCGTGCCTCGTGACGGCCGCCTCCGTCGGAGTGGCCGTCCACGAACGGCAGCGCGTGGAGCGCGCGGAGACCGCCTACCGGGACGTGGCGTCGGTACTGTCGGCGCCGGACGCGCGCTCAGCGACGGGGCGCGCCGCGGGCGGCGGGACGGTCACGATCGTCGTGTCCGCGTCGCGCGGCGGGGTGGTCGTGGCCTCGTCCGGGCTGCGGGCGCTGCCGTCCTCGAAGGCCTACCAGCTGTGGCTGATCGGCGCGGACGGCCCCCGCTCGGCGGGCCTGCTGCCCGGCGACCCGGATCGCCCGGTCGTCGCCGGGACGTGGCGGCCGCGGGACAAGGTCGGCGTGACCGTGGAGCCCGCCGGCGGGTCCGCGCGTCCGACGACGTCGCCGCTCGTCCTGCTGGACGTCACCTGA
- the pnuC gene encoding nicotinamide riboside transporter PnuC: MSVNVPLGPLLDPAFHLGSVPTTWAELLGFATGAVNVWLVVRQNIANWPIGIANVILLGLVFLDGGLYADAGLQVVYVALQLYGWWVWLYGGDGRDRLPVRRTRGAEWAALITAGAAGTALLTWALSAWTDSTVPFWDALTTALSLMATYGQSRKLLESWWLWITADLVYIPLYFAKDLKLTSALYLVFLALCVSGLLAWRRDLRARPLAPAAAV; this comes from the coding sequence ATGTCGGTGAACGTCCCGCTCGGCCCGCTGCTCGACCCCGCCTTCCATCTCGGGTCGGTCCCCACCACGTGGGCGGAGCTGCTCGGCTTCGCGACCGGCGCGGTCAACGTGTGGCTCGTCGTCCGGCAGAACATCGCCAACTGGCCGATCGGCATCGCGAACGTGATCCTGCTCGGCCTGGTGTTCCTGGACGGCGGCCTCTACGCCGACGCCGGACTCCAGGTCGTCTACGTCGCGCTCCAGCTCTACGGCTGGTGGGTGTGGCTGTACGGCGGGGACGGCCGCGACCGACTCCCGGTGCGGCGCACGCGGGGCGCCGAGTGGGCGGCCCTGATCACCGCGGGCGCCGCCGGCACCGCCCTGCTGACCTGGGCGCTGTCGGCGTGGACGGACTCGACCGTGCCGTTCTGGGACGCCCTCACCACCGCGCTTTCCCTCATGGCGACCTACGGGCAGTCGCGCAAGCTGCTGGAGTCGTGGTGGCTGTGGATCACCGCCGACCTCGTCTACATCCCGCTGTACTTCGCCAAGGACCTCAAGCTCACCAGCGCCCTCTACCTCGTCTTCCTGGCGCTGTGCGTGTCCGGGCTGCTGGCCTGGCGCCGCGATCTGCGCGCGCGGCCCCTCGCCCCGGCGGCGGCCGTATGA
- a CDS encoding AAA family ATPase produces the protein MTHEHGLVIGKFYPPHAGHRHLIDTAAASCARVSVVVAASTAESIPLALRTAWLREAHRQPHVEIVPVVDDVEIDYESDEVWSAHVAAFRAGLAMRSGLGASVPPVDAVFSSEAYGPELAERFSAVHVPVDPPRERFPVSGTAVREDPVGNWEHLSPPVRAYLARRVVVVGAESTGTTTLARALAAHYARRAGVWEATRWVPEYGRTFTEEKLAAARRRAGDPSLWLDDLVWESAEFTEIAERHAALEDAAARSGSPLLVCDTDAFATAIWHERYLGAPAPEVEAVHGRTPHHLWILTDPEGVPFEQDGWRDGELIRSWMSGRFREELEKQGLPHLTVTGPHERRLAAAVEATDALLAEGWHFSTPLTP, from the coding sequence ATGACGCACGAGCACGGCCTGGTCATCGGCAAGTTCTATCCGCCGCACGCCGGGCACCGCCATCTGATCGACACGGCCGCCGCGTCCTGCGCCCGGGTGAGCGTCGTCGTCGCGGCGTCCACCGCGGAGAGCATCCCGCTCGCGCTGCGGACGGCGTGGCTGCGCGAGGCGCACCGGCAGCCGCACGTGGAGATCGTCCCGGTGGTGGACGACGTGGAGATCGACTACGAGTCCGACGAGGTCTGGTCGGCGCACGTCGCGGCGTTCCGGGCGGGCCTGGCGATGCGGTCGGGGCTCGGCGCGTCCGTCCCGCCGGTGGACGCGGTGTTCAGCTCGGAGGCGTACGGGCCGGAGCTGGCGGAGCGCTTCTCGGCCGTGCACGTCCCGGTCGACCCGCCGCGCGAGCGCTTCCCGGTGAGCGGCACCGCCGTGCGCGAGGACCCCGTGGGGAACTGGGAGCACCTCTCGCCGCCCGTTCGGGCGTACCTGGCGCGACGAGTCGTGGTCGTCGGCGCCGAGTCGACCGGCACGACCACGCTGGCCCGCGCGCTCGCCGCCCACTACGCCCGGCGGGCCGGAGTGTGGGAGGCGACCCGGTGGGTCCCGGAGTACGGGCGGACGTTCACCGAGGAGAAGCTGGCCGCCGCGCGGCGGCGGGCGGGCGACCCGTCCCTGTGGCTGGACGACCTGGTGTGGGAGTCGGCCGAGTTCACCGAGATCGCCGAACGCCACGCGGCGCTGGAGGACGCGGCGGCCCGCTCGGGCTCGCCGCTGCTGGTCTGCGACACCGACGCGTTCGCCACGGCGATCTGGCACGAGCGCTACCTCGGCGCACCGGCCCCCGAGGTCGAGGCCGTCCACGGGCGGACCCCGCACCATCTGTGGATCCTGACCGATCCCGAGGGCGTCCCCTTCGAGCAGGACGGCTGGCGCGACGGCGAGCTGATCAGGTCGTGGATGTCGGGACGCTTCCGGGAGGAACTGGAGAAGCAGGGTCTTCCGCACCTCACCGTGACGGGCCCCCACGAGCGGCGCCTGGCCGCCGCCGTCGAGGCGACCGACGCCCTGCTGGCCGAGGGCTGGCACTTCAGCACCCCGCTGACCCCCTAG
- a CDS encoding ROK family transcriptional regulator produces the protein MPHHSLHGGDPSVLRRLNSAATLRALRDGGEATLSELARRVGLSRPTTEGVLGELIDRGLAAEDAPRPGGGLGRPARRYRFRAEAGHALGIDVDAHRVRLLVADLAGEVVGGHRAALAGRAAPGERITAVRAAVRACLAGAGVVRRSLRAVAAGTPGVVAPDGTVTSCTVVPGWEGVHLARELGRSFSCPVLVENDANLAAMAERWRGAARDADDVVCVHAALHTGMGAIIGGRLHRGRWGAAGEIGMLDELGLRDTTASLVPEAGSGPLFEEAERVLDAAGRGSAEARDRVERLAARMARGVAAMALALDPEMIVVGGPLVGSGAPLVAALREHVAPLSLSPVRIEGSELGEESVALGAVRLALDRIDEDLFRLDQPAGRPLLTGPAEQHRGRPPASA, from the coding sequence GTGCCGCACCACTCTCTCCACGGAGGCGACCCCTCGGTGCTCCGCCGGCTCAACTCCGCCGCGACGCTGCGCGCACTGCGCGACGGCGGCGAGGCCACGCTGTCGGAGCTGGCCCGGCGCGTCGGGCTGTCCCGGCCCACCACCGAGGGCGTGCTGGGCGAGCTGATCGACCGCGGCCTGGCCGCCGAGGACGCGCCGCGCCCTGGCGGCGGGCTCGGCCGGCCCGCACGCCGCTACCGGTTCCGCGCGGAGGCCGGCCACGCCCTCGGCATCGACGTCGACGCGCACCGGGTGAGGCTGCTCGTCGCCGACCTCGCCGGCGAGGTCGTCGGCGGGCACCGCGCCGCCCTCGCCGGCCGCGCCGCCCCCGGCGAGCGGATCACGGCGGTGCGCGCCGCGGTCAGGGCGTGCCTGGCCGGGGCGGGCGTCGTCCGGCGGTCGCTGCGGGCCGTCGCGGCCGGCACCCCCGGCGTCGTCGCCCCGGACGGGACGGTCACGTCCTGCACGGTCGTGCCCGGGTGGGAGGGCGTCCATCTGGCGCGCGAGCTGGGCCGCTCGTTCTCCTGCCCCGTCCTCGTCGAGAACGACGCCAACCTCGCCGCCATGGCCGAGCGGTGGCGCGGCGCCGCCCGCGACGCCGACGACGTCGTCTGCGTCCACGCCGCCCTGCACACCGGCATGGGCGCGATCATCGGCGGCCGCCTGCACCGGGGCCGCTGGGGGGCCGCGGGCGAGATCGGCATGCTGGACGAGCTGGGCCTGCGGGACACGACCGCCTCCCTGGTGCCGGAGGCCGGTTCCGGCCCCCTCTTCGAGGAGGCGGAACGCGTCCTGGACGCGGCCGGGCGCGGGTCCGCCGAGGCGCGGGACCGGGTGGAGCGGCTCGCCGCCCGGATGGCGCGCGGCGTCGCGGCGATGGCCCTCGCCCTCGACCCGGAGATGATCGTGGTCGGCGGCCCCCTGGTCGGGAGCGGCGCGCCGCTGGTCGCCGCGCTGCGCGAACACGTCGCGCCGCTGTCCCTGAGCCCCGTCCGGATCGAGGGATCCGAACTCGGAGAGGAGTCGGTCGCCCTCGGCGCCGTGCGGCTCGCCCTCGACCGGATCGACGAGGACCTGTTCCGCCTCGACCAGCCGGCCGGGCGCCCGCTCCTCACCGGGCCGGCCGAGCAGCATCGAGGACGCCCGCCCGCATCGGCTTGA
- a CDS encoding Gfo/Idh/MocA family protein: protein MQRTGPTIAVAGAGLRGRGYAARIREAGAGRIVAVAEPDPARRARFAAEHGLPPERTFSGWREMAARGRPADGVIIATQDAEHAEPAVRFAGLGCHILLEKPMATSEADALRIVDAVERAGVMLAVCHVMRYTEYTRAFRRLIEDGRIGAPVSVQHLEPVGWWHHAHSYVRGNWRRADESGPMLMTKSCHDVDWLIHVMGEAPARVSSFGRLSHFRPQERPPGAADRCVDCAVEARCPYSATRLYLSCLGDPGRERWPLGAVTDDRTEAGVLRALREGPYGRCVYACDNDVVDHQVVNMEFPSGATGVFTMTAFAAAAPRQTRVFGTSGCLEGDGVRITVRDFVTGETETVEPGAVPPGGASDGRHDHADDALADAFVAALAAGDPAPLSSGPRESLASHRVVWAAERARLDGTVIDLDPQSLLAKGTVRP, encoded by the coding sequence ATGCAGCGGACGGGGCCAACGATCGCCGTGGCCGGGGCGGGGCTGCGCGGTCGGGGCTACGCCGCGCGGATCCGGGAGGCCGGGGCCGGCCGGATCGTCGCGGTCGCCGAGCCCGACCCGGCGCGGCGCGCCCGGTTCGCGGCCGAGCACGGCCTTCCGCCGGAGCGGACGTTCTCCGGCTGGCGCGAGATGGCCGCGCGGGGCCGCCCCGCCGACGGGGTGATCATCGCGACGCAGGACGCCGAGCACGCCGAGCCCGCGGTCCGGTTCGCCGGCCTCGGCTGCCACATCCTGCTGGAGAAGCCGATGGCGACGTCCGAGGCGGACGCGCTGCGCATCGTGGACGCCGTCGAGCGGGCCGGGGTGATGCTCGCCGTCTGCCATGTGATGCGCTACACCGAGTACACCCGCGCTTTCCGGAGGCTGATCGAGGACGGCCGGATCGGCGCGCCGGTCAGCGTCCAGCACCTCGAACCGGTCGGCTGGTGGCACCACGCCCATTCCTACGTGCGCGGCAACTGGCGGCGGGCGGACGAGTCCGGCCCGATGCTGATGACGAAGTCGTGCCACGACGTCGACTGGCTGATCCACGTGATGGGCGAGGCCCCCGCGCGGGTGTCCTCGTTCGGGCGGCTGTCGCACTTCCGCCCGCAGGAGCGGCCGCCCGGCGCCGCCGACCGCTGCGTCGACTGCGCCGTGGAGGCCCGCTGCCCCTACTCCGCGACCCGGCTGTACCTGTCGTGCCTCGGCGATCCCGGCCGCGAGAGGTGGCCGCTCGGCGCGGTCACCGACGACCGCACCGAGGCGGGCGTCCTGCGGGCGCTGCGCGAGGGTCCGTACGGCCGCTGCGTCTACGCGTGCGACAACGACGTGGTCGACCACCAGGTCGTGAACATGGAGTTCCCGTCCGGCGCGACCGGCGTGTTCACCATGACCGCGTTCGCGGCGGCCGCCCCGCGCCAGACGCGCGTCTTCGGGACGTCGGGCTGCCTGGAGGGCGACGGCGTCCGCATCACGGTCCGCGACTTCGTCACCGGCGAGACCGAGACCGTCGAGCCCGGCGCCGTCCCTCCCGGGGGCGCGTCCGACGGTCGCCACGACCACGCCGACGACGCGCTGGCCGACGCCTTCGTCGCTGCGCTTGCCGCGGGCGACCCCGCCCCGCTCAGCTCCGGCCCCAGGGAGAGCCTGGCCTCGCACCGCGTCGTGTGGGCCGCCGAACGGGCCCGGCTGGACGGCACCGTCATCGACCTGGACCCGCAGTCACTTCTGGCGAAAGGCACGGTGCGCCCGTGA
- a CDS encoding ABC transporter substrate-binding protein, with the protein MTIRLLPAAAALSLLLASAACGDSSGGPSSPAGNDGRGPVTVATGKDLTQTVQRLVAAWNDGHPKERVRLVELPEDGDQARQQLVQNMQIKSDAYDVVRLDAVWTAEFAARRWILPLPDGLVDASSFVPAALETGKYRGRLYAAPWLTGTGVLYYREDLLAKAGVKSPPKTWAELRDACAKVRRTADGEGVDCYAGQYGKYEGLTVNYSEAVQSAGGEVFDSSGRPRVNTPQAKAGLRFLVDAFENGTIPQKAITFKEEEGRRAFQEGHLVFHRNWAYAYALAAEKDGSKVAGKFGVAPIPGEGGPGSGTLGGNNLAVSAFSKHQATARDFIAHIVGPAVQHEYGRAQSFPLSLAALYGDPEMIKRYPYLPVLRQGMDKARPRPVVVRYNEVSAAVQEHVTAALTGRKPVDRAAEDLQKALAALAD; encoded by the coding sequence GTGACCATCAGACTCCTGCCGGCCGCCGCCGCGCTGTCCCTGCTCCTCGCGTCGGCCGCCTGCGGCGACTCGTCCGGCGGGCCGTCGTCGCCCGCCGGCAACGACGGCCGGGGGCCCGTCACCGTCGCCACCGGCAAGGACCTCACCCAGACCGTGCAGCGGCTCGTCGCCGCGTGGAACGACGGCCATCCGAAGGAGAGGGTCCGGCTCGTCGAGCTGCCCGAGGACGGCGACCAGGCGCGGCAGCAGCTCGTCCAGAACATGCAGATCAAGTCGGACGCCTACGACGTCGTCCGGCTGGACGCGGTGTGGACGGCGGAGTTCGCCGCGCGCCGCTGGATCCTGCCGCTGCCGGACGGGCTGGTGGACGCCTCCTCGTTCGTCCCGGCGGCCCTGGAGACCGGCAAGTACCGCGGCAGGCTGTACGCGGCGCCGTGGCTGACCGGGACCGGCGTCCTCTACTACCGCGAGGACCTCCTCGCCAAGGCCGGGGTGAAGAGCCCGCCGAAGACGTGGGCCGAGCTGCGCGACGCCTGCGCGAAGGTCCGCCGGACAGCGGACGGCGAGGGCGTCGACTGCTACGCGGGCCAGTACGGCAAGTACGAGGGGCTCACGGTCAACTACTCCGAGGCCGTCCAGTCCGCGGGCGGCGAGGTCTTCGACTCCTCGGGCAGGCCGCGGGTGAACACCCCGCAGGCCAAGGCCGGGCTCAGGTTCCTCGTGGACGCGTTCGAGAACGGCACCATCCCGCAGAAGGCCATCACGTTCAAGGAGGAGGAGGGCCGCCGCGCCTTCCAGGAGGGGCACCTCGTCTTCCACCGCAACTGGGCCTATGCCTACGCGCTCGCCGCCGAGAAGGACGGCTCGAAGGTGGCCGGGAAGTTCGGCGTCGCGCCGATCCCGGGCGAGGGAGGGCCGGGCTCCGGCACCCTCGGCGGAAACAACCTGGCCGTGTCGGCGTTCTCCAAGCACCAGGCCACCGCCCGCGACTTCATCGCCCACATCGTCGGCCCGGCCGTCCAGCACGAGTACGGCCGCGCACAGTCGTTCCCGCTGTCCCTCGCCGCCCTCTACGGCGACCCTGAAATGATCAAGCGGTACCCCTACCTGCCGGTGCTCAGGCAGGGCATGGACAAGGCGCGGCCGCGCCCCGTTGTCGTGCGGTACAACGAGGTCAGCGCCGCAGTGCAGGAGCACGTCACTGCGGCGCTAACCGGGAGGAAGCCGGTGGACCGCGCGGCCGAGGACCTCCAGAAAGCGCTGGCGGCGCTGGCCGACTGA
- a CDS encoding glycoside hydrolase family 3 protein, translated as MCCSSPRALRFRAVGLSLLAALVLTVHGGLARAASGPAPYLDPQLSVEDRVDDLLDRMSLADKLGQMTQPERRYVTPEDVTRYRIGSVLSSGGSAPSPNTPESWADMYDGLQRAALAAPLRVPMMYGVDAVHGHGNVVGATIFPHDIGLGAARDPALVRRIGAATAAEMTGTGVDWNFAPCLCVARDDRWGRTYESFGEVPELPATMTTLIDGLQGDELGGPTSVLATAKHYLGDGGTERGDDRGDTKVSEKELRAVHLPPFREAVRRGVGAVMVSYSSWNGLKMHQNTYLISDVLKRELGFTGFVVSDYNGIDQIDGERGFTKDEVAAAVNAGIDMVMVPTEWRRFIDHLRDAVKDGAVPMSRVDDANRRILTRKFQLGLFERPMADRTYLRTVGSAEHRALARRAAAESQVLLKNADGVLPLDGGDKVFVAGRSADDIGMQSGGWTISWQGAPGPTTKGTTILQGIRKAAEPSATVTYDRDGTGIDRSYDAAIAVVGEKPYAEYHGDLTGDMGLDEADLKTIERLRASRVPVVVVLVSGRPLDIASELPGWSALVEAWLPGSEGAGVADVLYGATAPTGRLPVTWMRSASQQPINRGDGKKPLFPFGYGLTYE; from the coding sequence ATGTGCTGTTCCTCCCCGCGGGCGTTGCGGTTCCGCGCTGTCGGCCTGAGCCTGCTCGCCGCATTGGTGCTGACCGTCCACGGCGGTCTCGCCCGGGCCGCCTCGGGCCCCGCGCCCTACCTCGACCCGCAGCTGTCGGTGGAGGACCGCGTCGACGACCTGCTCGACCGGATGAGCCTCGCCGACAAGCTCGGCCAGATGACGCAGCCGGAGCGGCGGTACGTGACGCCGGAGGACGTCACCCGGTACCGGATCGGATCGGTCCTGTCGAGCGGAGGGTCGGCGCCCAGCCCGAACACGCCGGAGAGCTGGGCGGACATGTACGACGGTCTCCAGCGGGCCGCGCTCGCCGCGCCGCTGCGCGTCCCGATGATGTACGGGGTGGACGCGGTGCACGGCCACGGCAACGTGGTCGGTGCGACGATCTTCCCGCACGACATCGGGCTCGGCGCGGCCCGCGACCCGGCCCTCGTCCGCAGGATCGGCGCGGCGACCGCGGCGGAGATGACGGGGACGGGAGTGGACTGGAACTTCGCGCCCTGCCTTTGCGTGGCCCGCGACGACCGCTGGGGCCGGACGTACGAGTCGTTCGGCGAGGTGCCCGAGCTGCCCGCGACCATGACGACGCTCATCGACGGACTGCAGGGGGACGAGCTGGGCGGCCCCACGTCCGTCCTGGCCACGGCGAAGCACTACCTCGGGGACGGCGGCACGGAGCGCGGCGACGACCGCGGCGACACCAAGGTCTCGGAGAAGGAGCTGCGCGCGGTCCACCTGCCGCCGTTCCGGGAGGCCGTGAGGCGCGGCGTCGGCGCGGTGATGGTCTCCTACAGCTCGTGGAACGGGCTGAAGATGCATCAGAACACCTACCTGATCAGCGACGTCCTCAAGCGTGAGCTGGGCTTCACCGGCTTCGTCGTGTCCGACTACAACGGCATCGACCAGATCGACGGCGAGCGGGGGTTCACCAAGGACGAGGTCGCGGCCGCGGTCAACGCCGGGATCGACATGGTCATGGTGCCGACCGAGTGGCGCCGGTTCATCGACCACCTGCGCGACGCGGTGAAGGACGGCGCCGTCCCGATGTCCCGCGTCGACGACGCGAACCGCCGCATCCTGACCAGGAAGTTCCAGCTGGGCCTGTTCGAGCGGCCGATGGCCGACCGTACGTACCTGAGGACGGTCGGGAGCGCCGAGCACCGCGCGCTCGCCCGGCGCGCGGCCGCCGAGTCGCAGGTGCTGCTGAAGAACGCGGACGGCGTCCTGCCGCTGGACGGCGGCGACAAGGTCTTCGTCGCGGGCCGCAGCGCCGACGACATAGGCATGCAGTCCGGCGGCTGGACGATCAGCTGGCAGGGCGCGCCGGGCCCGACCACGAAGGGCACCACGATCCTGCAGGGCATCCGCAAGGCCGCGGAGCCGTCCGCGACCGTCACCTACGACAGGGACGGGACGGGCATCGACAGGTCCTACGACGCGGCGATCGCGGTCGTCGGCGAAAAGCCGTACGCCGAGTACCACGGCGACCTCACCGGTGACATGGGCCTCGACGAGGCCGACCTGAAGACCATCGAGCGGTTGCGGGCGTCCCGGGTCCCGGTGGTGGTGGTGCTGGTGTCGGGACGGCCGCTGGACATCGCCTCGGAGCTGCCCGGGTGGAGCGCGCTCGTCGAGGCGTGGCTGCCGGGCAGCGAGGGGGCGGGCGTCGCCGACGTCCTGTACGGGGCCACCGCCCCCACCGGCAGGCTCCCGGTGACGTGGATGCGCTCGGCCTCCCAGCAGCCCATCAACAGGGGTGACGGCAAGAAGCCGCTGTTCCCCTTCGGATACGGCCTCACCTACGAGTGA
- a CDS encoding oxidoreductase codes for MTNTTEHGRVWLITGANSGFGRAIAEAALAAGDTVVAAARRPEALDDLVARHPGRVSAVELDVTDQSRVADVVADAVLWHGRIDVLVNNAGRGVVGAVEETTDRELRELMDLHFFGPAALTRAVLPHMRRQRSGAVVQMSSMGGRFSFPGVGAYSATKFALEGLSEALAQEVAPFGIKVLVVEPGAFRTSFAGGGLHQTAAMPEYAGSVGPVRANLPGSDGKQPGDPARAAAAILKALDADDTPLRLPLGNDAADAVDAALAGARKEFAAWEPTSRSTDFDE; via the coding sequence ATGACGAACACCACTGAGCACGGACGGGTCTGGCTGATCACCGGGGCGAACTCGGGTTTCGGGAGGGCGATCGCGGAGGCGGCGCTGGCCGCCGGGGACACGGTCGTCGCGGCGGCGCGGCGCCCGGAGGCGCTGGACGATCTGGTGGCGCGCCACCCGGGCCGGGTCAGCGCGGTCGAGCTGGACGTCACCGACCAGTCGAGGGTCGCGGACGTGGTCGCGGACGCGGTGCTGTGGCACGGACGGATCGACGTGCTGGTCAACAACGCCGGGCGCGGTGTCGTCGGCGCCGTGGAGGAGACCACCGACCGCGAGTTGCGCGAGTTGATGGATCTGCACTTCTTCGGCCCGGCGGCGCTGACCCGGGCGGTGCTGCCGCACATGCGCCGCCAGCGGAGCGGCGCCGTCGTGCAGATGTCGAGCATGGGCGGCCGGTTCTCCTTCCCCGGCGTGGGCGCCTACTCGGCGACCAAGTTCGCCCTGGAGGGCCTGTCGGAGGCGCTGGCGCAGGAGGTCGCACCGTTCGGGATCAAGGTCCTGGTGGTCGAGCCGGGCGCGTTCCGGACGTCGTTCGCCGGCGGCGGACTGCACCAGACGGCCGCGATGCCGGAGTACGCCGGCAGCGTCGGGCCGGTCCGGGCGAACCTGCCGGGCAGCGACGGCAAGCAGCCGGGCGATCCGGCCAGGGCCGCCGCGGCGATCCTGAAGGCACTGGACGCCGACGACACGCCGCTCCGGCTGCCGCTGGGCAACGACGCCGCGGACGCCGTCGACGCCGCCCTCGCCGGAGCGCGGAAGGAGTTCGCGGCCTGGGAGCCGACCTCCCGGAGCACTGATTTCGACGAATGA
- a CDS encoding LysR family transcriptional regulator has translation MELRQLRYLAAIADAGNLGRAAEALYVSQPALSYALRRLEAELGVRLFDRHPGGVTPTPAGRDVIAEARRTVRQADRVVAAAERHRRGQTGVLRVGFEASGAGELTTRARAEFAGAHPGVRVEPKRFDWGGETAALRAGQVDVAFVWLPADLGGLHSEIVHTEPRVVGLPAGHPLASAEGVSIMDVKDEPLMWTERAPREWVDWWAVNPRPDGSAPRWGPTNDNVEEMLEQVAEGTAICFAPSSMALYYARPGLSWVPLTDVEPLRVALAWADGGPLVEAFAAVVRALAGVRRTSAAPPRPR, from the coding sequence ATGGAGCTGCGCCAGTTGCGCTACCTCGCCGCGATCGCGGACGCGGGCAATCTCGGCCGGGCCGCCGAGGCCCTCTACGTCAGCCAGCCCGCGCTCTCCTACGCGCTGCGCAGGCTCGAAGCCGAGCTCGGCGTCCGGCTGTTCGACCGGCACCCGGGCGGCGTGACCCCCACCCCGGCCGGCCGCGACGTGATCGCCGAGGCGCGCCGCACCGTCCGGCAGGCCGACCGCGTCGTCGCCGCGGCCGAGCGGCACCGGCGCGGGCAGACCGGCGTCCTGCGCGTCGGGTTCGAGGCCAGCGGCGCGGGCGAGCTGACGACCCGGGCCCGCGCCGAGTTCGCCGGCGCCCACCCCGGCGTCCGCGTCGAGCCCAAGCGCTTCGACTGGGGCGGCGAGACCGCCGCGCTCCGCGCCGGGCAGGTGGACGTGGCGTTCGTGTGGCTGCCCGCCGACCTCGGCGGCCTCCACTCGGAGATCGTCCACACCGAGCCGCGCGTCGTGGGCCTCCCGGCGGGCCATCCGCTCGCCTCCGCCGAGGGCGTGTCCATCATGGACGTCAAGGACGAGCCCCTCATGTGGACCGAGCGCGCACCCCGCGAGTGGGTGGACTGGTGGGCGGTCAACCCCAGGCCGGACGGGTCCGCCCCGCGCTGGGGCCCCACCAACGACAACGTCGAGGAGATGCTCGAACAGGTCGCCGAGGGCACGGCCATCTGCTTCGCGCCGTCCAGCATGGCGCTGTACTACGCGCGCCCCGGACTGTCCTGGGTGCCGCTCACGGACGTGGAGCCGCTGCGCGTCGCGCTCGCCTGGGCGGACGGAGGCCCGCTCGTCGAGGCGTTCGCCGCGGTCGTCCGCGCGCTCGCGGGCGTCAGGCGTACGTCCGCGGCGCCTCCACGGCCGCGCTGA